A single window of Colletes latitarsis isolate SP2378_abdomen chromosome 4, iyColLati1, whole genome shotgun sequence DNA harbors:
- the LOC143341247 gene encoding mucosa-associated lymphoid tissue lymphoma translocation protein 1 isoform X1, which produces MTKFDKDAYIECLPLNLYKELINALNKDEAWMTLASYVAEQLQYPCTSWIKSLQETKQPHDSPGQRLLFELNIKMCTVEILRTMLDDCGLTNILSIISDPEPLKIIVHPIEELQTDTLTISFGRRLRLYCKAIGMPPPSYAWYHEDTQLQNCTSSELDIIINSAFQAGKYKCKVFQIKNDGILLSTLTSKTITVQIFPIPVTIEEQPQPILEVKNHESFTLHCKANSYPKPFYQWFHDNTKLEGEVSNTLHIKQFSSKHEGRYYCYIYNDFSEVYTQRACVMLDLPRLKAIAKIALIIANGEYDYHECLSNPKNDAAHIGNLLKEIGFEVICLLNLSITQMRTVIKLFSKALVEGVYGLFYFAGHGFKMQESYMLAIDAPEAYLRRDAICESELLAAFLENDPELLIIILDICQTLPSKKFNPEIYNEVPTMNVYKSKKNLRNLIQAYSTSSHQPSYERENSKYGLYVTHLSKYINKDIPVTKLFENVGKSIDSCFKGKERNQIPMFASSITKPFRLTDATYKNKPPASISYLNELISFSTKTLDVTFKQANICTKVTISLFMEPYLNLIKVKLLDLQNVEINFFNSVPAKRNNLYHKQHKKECWIHNPQINDGPVVISISKHGTPIGATLLHIQEYIPCLLKVINS; this is translated from the exons atgacaAAATTCGACAAGGACGCCTATATTGAATGTTTACCATTAAATTTGTATAAAGAATTAATTAATGCATTAAACAAAGATGAAGCTTGGATGACATTGGCAAGTTATGTAGCTGAACAACTGCAATATCCATG TACTTCATGGATAAAATCTTTGCAAGAAACAAAACAACCTCATGATTCTCCAGGACAGAGactactctttgaattaaacattaaaatgtGCACAGTAGAAATTTTACGTACAATGTTGGATGATTGTGGACTTACTAACATTCTTTCCATTATATCTGACCCAG AACCTCTGAAAATTATTGTACATCCGATAGAGGAATTGCAAACCGATACTTTAACAATATCATTCGGCCGGCGTCTTCGCTTGTATTGTAAAGCAATTGGAATGCCACCACCAAGTTATGCATGGTATCACGAAGATACACAATTGCAAAATTGTACCTCTAGTGAActtgatattattattaatagcgCTTTTCAAGCAggaaaatataaatgtaaagTGTTCCAAATTAAAAATGATGGAATTCTTCTATCAACTTTGACTTCAAAAACTATAACTGTGCAAATTTTTCCCATACCTGTTACAATAGAAGAACAACCACAACCAATTTTAGAAGTAAAAAATCATGAAAGTTTTACACTTCACTGTAAAGCCAATAGCTATCCTAAACCATTTTATCAATGGTTTCATGATAATACAAAATTAGAGGGAGAAGTTTCTAATACGTTACAT ATAAAACAATTTAGTTCAAAACACGAAGGGAGATATTACTGTTATATTTATAATGACTTTAGTGAAGTATACACTCAAAGAGCTTGTGTAATG CTTGATCTTCCGCGATTAAAAGCAATCGCAAAAATAGCTTTAATTATTGCAAACGGTGAATACGATTATCACGAGTGTCTTTCAAATCCTAAAAATGATGCTGCTCACATTGGTAACCTCCTTAAAGAAATAGGATTTGAAGTAATCTGTCTCTTGAATTTGTCAATTACTCAAATGAGAACTGTGATCAAATTATTTAGCAAAGCCCTAGTTGAAGGTGTATATG gtttattttattttgctgGCCATGGTTTTAAGATGCAAGAGAGTTATATGCTTGCAATAGATGCTCCAGAAGCATACTTAAGAAGAGATGCAATATGTGAAAGTGAACTACTGGCTGCATTTCTTGAAAATGATCCTGAACTGTTAATTATTATCTTAGATATATGTCAAACTTTACCTTCTAA AAAATTTAATCCTGAAATTTACAACGAAGTGCCAACGATGAATGTATATAAAAGCAAGAAAAATCTTCGAAATTTAATTCAAGCATACTCCACGTCTAGCCATCAACCTAGTTATGAAAGAGAAAATAGTAAATATGGCTTATACGTGACACATCTtagtaaatatattaataaagatataccagtcacaaaattattcgaaaacgTAGGGAAGT CAATTGATAGTTGTTTCAAAGGCAAAGAACGCAATCAAATTCCAATGTTTGCTTCGTCCATTACAAAACCATTTCGTCTTACAGATGCTActtataaaa ATAAACCTCCAGCTTCTATTAGTTACTTGAATGAACTTATatcattttcaacaaaaacATTAGATGTAACTTTTAAGCAAGCAAATATATGTACCAAAGTTACTATATCACTATTCATGGaaccttatttaaatttaataaaggtGAAACTGCTGGATTTGCAAAatgtagaaataaatttttttaattctgttCCTGCGAAACGAAATAATTTATATCACAAACAACATAAGAAAGAATGCTGGATTCACAATCCTCAAATTAACGAT GGACCAGTAGTTATCTCTATATCTAAACATGGAACTCCTATTGGTGCAACCTTACTACATATACAAGAATATATACCTTGTTTACTAAAAGTTATAAACTCTTGA
- the LOC143341247 gene encoding mucosa-associated lymphoid tissue lymphoma translocation protein 1 isoform X4 — MTKFDKDAYIECLPLNLYKELINALNKDEAWMTLASYVAEQLQYPCTSWIKSLQETKQPHDSPGQRLLFELNIKMCTVEILRTMLDDCGLTNILSIISDPEPLKIIVHPIEELQTDTLTISFGRRLRLYCKAIGMPPPSYAWYHEDTQLQNCTSSELDIIINSAFQAGKYKCKVFQIKNDGILLSTLTSKTITVQIFPIPVTIEEQPQPILEVKNHESFTLHCKANSYPKPFYQWFHDNTKLEGEVSNTLHIKQFSSKHEGRYYCYIYNDFSEVYTQRACVMLDLPRLKAIAKIALIIANGEYDYHECLSNPKNDAAHIGNLLKEIGFEVICLLNLSITQMRTVIKLFSKALVEGVYGLFYFAGHGFKMQESYMLAIDAPEAYLRRDAICESELLAAFLENDPELLIIILDICQTLPSKKFNPEIYNEVPTMNVYKSKKNLRNLIQAYSTSSHQPSYERENSKYGLYVTHLSKYINKDIPVTKLFENVGKSIDSCFKGKERNQIPMFASSITKPFRLTDATYKRIKSLQINLQLLLVT, encoded by the exons atgacaAAATTCGACAAGGACGCCTATATTGAATGTTTACCATTAAATTTGTATAAAGAATTAATTAATGCATTAAACAAAGATGAAGCTTGGATGACATTGGCAAGTTATGTAGCTGAACAACTGCAATATCCATG TACTTCATGGATAAAATCTTTGCAAGAAACAAAACAACCTCATGATTCTCCAGGACAGAGactactctttgaattaaacattaaaatgtGCACAGTAGAAATTTTACGTACAATGTTGGATGATTGTGGACTTACTAACATTCTTTCCATTATATCTGACCCAG AACCTCTGAAAATTATTGTACATCCGATAGAGGAATTGCAAACCGATACTTTAACAATATCATTCGGCCGGCGTCTTCGCTTGTATTGTAAAGCAATTGGAATGCCACCACCAAGTTATGCATGGTATCACGAAGATACACAATTGCAAAATTGTACCTCTAGTGAActtgatattattattaatagcgCTTTTCAAGCAggaaaatataaatgtaaagTGTTCCAAATTAAAAATGATGGAATTCTTCTATCAACTTTGACTTCAAAAACTATAACTGTGCAAATTTTTCCCATACCTGTTACAATAGAAGAACAACCACAACCAATTTTAGAAGTAAAAAATCATGAAAGTTTTACACTTCACTGTAAAGCCAATAGCTATCCTAAACCATTTTATCAATGGTTTCATGATAATACAAAATTAGAGGGAGAAGTTTCTAATACGTTACAT ATAAAACAATTTAGTTCAAAACACGAAGGGAGATATTACTGTTATATTTATAATGACTTTAGTGAAGTATACACTCAAAGAGCTTGTGTAATG CTTGATCTTCCGCGATTAAAAGCAATCGCAAAAATAGCTTTAATTATTGCAAACGGTGAATACGATTATCACGAGTGTCTTTCAAATCCTAAAAATGATGCTGCTCACATTGGTAACCTCCTTAAAGAAATAGGATTTGAAGTAATCTGTCTCTTGAATTTGTCAATTACTCAAATGAGAACTGTGATCAAATTATTTAGCAAAGCCCTAGTTGAAGGTGTATATG gtttattttattttgctgGCCATGGTTTTAAGATGCAAGAGAGTTATATGCTTGCAATAGATGCTCCAGAAGCATACTTAAGAAGAGATGCAATATGTGAAAGTGAACTACTGGCTGCATTTCTTGAAAATGATCCTGAACTGTTAATTATTATCTTAGATATATGTCAAACTTTACCTTCTAA AAAATTTAATCCTGAAATTTACAACGAAGTGCCAACGATGAATGTATATAAAAGCAAGAAAAATCTTCGAAATTTAATTCAAGCATACTCCACGTCTAGCCATCAACCTAGTTATGAAAGAGAAAATAGTAAATATGGCTTATACGTGACACATCTtagtaaatatattaataaagatataccagtcacaaaattattcgaaaacgTAGGGAAGT CAATTGATAGTTGTTTCAAAGGCAAAGAACGCAATCAAATTCCAATGTTTGCTTCGTCCATTACAAAACCATTTCGTCTTACAGATGCTActtataaaa GAATTAAATCGTTACAGATAAACCTCCAGCTTCTATTAGTTACTTGA
- the LOC143341247 gene encoding mucosa-associated lymphoid tissue lymphoma translocation protein 1 isoform X2 — MVIRKLTIKQKTKQPHDSPGQRLLFELNIKMCTVEILRTMLDDCGLTNILSIISDPEPLKIIVHPIEELQTDTLTISFGRRLRLYCKAIGMPPPSYAWYHEDTQLQNCTSSELDIIINSAFQAGKYKCKVFQIKNDGILLSTLTSKTITVQIFPIPVTIEEQPQPILEVKNHESFTLHCKANSYPKPFYQWFHDNTKLEGEVSNTLHIKQFSSKHEGRYYCYIYNDFSEVYTQRACVMLDLPRLKAIAKIALIIANGEYDYHECLSNPKNDAAHIGNLLKEIGFEVICLLNLSITQMRTVIKLFSKALVEGVYGLFYFAGHGFKMQESYMLAIDAPEAYLRRDAICESELLAAFLENDPELLIIILDICQTLPSKKFNPEIYNEVPTMNVYKSKKNLRNLIQAYSTSSHQPSYERENSKYGLYVTHLSKYINKDIPVTKLFENVGKSIDSCFKGKERNQIPMFASSITKPFRLTDATYKNKPPASISYLNELISFSTKTLDVTFKQANICTKVTISLFMEPYLNLIKVKLLDLQNVEINFFNSVPAKRNNLYHKQHKKECWIHNPQINDGPVVISISKHGTPIGATLLHIQEYIPCLLKVINS, encoded by the exons ATGGTAATAAGGAAATTGACGATTAAGCAGA AAACAAAACAACCTCATGATTCTCCAGGACAGAGactactctttgaattaaacattaaaatgtGCACAGTAGAAATTTTACGTACAATGTTGGATGATTGTGGACTTACTAACATTCTTTCCATTATATCTGACCCAG AACCTCTGAAAATTATTGTACATCCGATAGAGGAATTGCAAACCGATACTTTAACAATATCATTCGGCCGGCGTCTTCGCTTGTATTGTAAAGCAATTGGAATGCCACCACCAAGTTATGCATGGTATCACGAAGATACACAATTGCAAAATTGTACCTCTAGTGAActtgatattattattaatagcgCTTTTCAAGCAggaaaatataaatgtaaagTGTTCCAAATTAAAAATGATGGAATTCTTCTATCAACTTTGACTTCAAAAACTATAACTGTGCAAATTTTTCCCATACCTGTTACAATAGAAGAACAACCACAACCAATTTTAGAAGTAAAAAATCATGAAAGTTTTACACTTCACTGTAAAGCCAATAGCTATCCTAAACCATTTTATCAATGGTTTCATGATAATACAAAATTAGAGGGAGAAGTTTCTAATACGTTACAT ATAAAACAATTTAGTTCAAAACACGAAGGGAGATATTACTGTTATATTTATAATGACTTTAGTGAAGTATACACTCAAAGAGCTTGTGTAATG CTTGATCTTCCGCGATTAAAAGCAATCGCAAAAATAGCTTTAATTATTGCAAACGGTGAATACGATTATCACGAGTGTCTTTCAAATCCTAAAAATGATGCTGCTCACATTGGTAACCTCCTTAAAGAAATAGGATTTGAAGTAATCTGTCTCTTGAATTTGTCAATTACTCAAATGAGAACTGTGATCAAATTATTTAGCAAAGCCCTAGTTGAAGGTGTATATG gtttattttattttgctgGCCATGGTTTTAAGATGCAAGAGAGTTATATGCTTGCAATAGATGCTCCAGAAGCATACTTAAGAAGAGATGCAATATGTGAAAGTGAACTACTGGCTGCATTTCTTGAAAATGATCCTGAACTGTTAATTATTATCTTAGATATATGTCAAACTTTACCTTCTAA AAAATTTAATCCTGAAATTTACAACGAAGTGCCAACGATGAATGTATATAAAAGCAAGAAAAATCTTCGAAATTTAATTCAAGCATACTCCACGTCTAGCCATCAACCTAGTTATGAAAGAGAAAATAGTAAATATGGCTTATACGTGACACATCTtagtaaatatattaataaagatataccagtcacaaaattattcgaaaacgTAGGGAAGT CAATTGATAGTTGTTTCAAAGGCAAAGAACGCAATCAAATTCCAATGTTTGCTTCGTCCATTACAAAACCATTTCGTCTTACAGATGCTActtataaaa ATAAACCTCCAGCTTCTATTAGTTACTTGAATGAACTTATatcattttcaacaaaaacATTAGATGTAACTTTTAAGCAAGCAAATATATGTACCAAAGTTACTATATCACTATTCATGGaaccttatttaaatttaataaaggtGAAACTGCTGGATTTGCAAAatgtagaaataaatttttttaattctgttCCTGCGAAACGAAATAATTTATATCACAAACAACATAAGAAAGAATGCTGGATTCACAATCCTCAAATTAACGAT GGACCAGTAGTTATCTCTATATCTAAACATGGAACTCCTATTGGTGCAACCTTACTACATATACAAGAATATATACCTTGTTTACTAAAAGTTATAAACTCTTGA
- the LOC143341247 gene encoding mucosa-associated lymphoid tissue lymphoma translocation protein 1 isoform X3 — MVIRKLTIKQRQRLLFELNIKMCTVEILRTMLDDCGLTNILSIISDPEPLKIIVHPIEELQTDTLTISFGRRLRLYCKAIGMPPPSYAWYHEDTQLQNCTSSELDIIINSAFQAGKYKCKVFQIKNDGILLSTLTSKTITVQIFPIPVTIEEQPQPILEVKNHESFTLHCKANSYPKPFYQWFHDNTKLEGEVSNTLHIKQFSSKHEGRYYCYIYNDFSEVYTQRACVMLDLPRLKAIAKIALIIANGEYDYHECLSNPKNDAAHIGNLLKEIGFEVICLLNLSITQMRTVIKLFSKALVEGVYGLFYFAGHGFKMQESYMLAIDAPEAYLRRDAICESELLAAFLENDPELLIIILDICQTLPSKKFNPEIYNEVPTMNVYKSKKNLRNLIQAYSTSSHQPSYERENSKYGLYVTHLSKYINKDIPVTKLFENVGKSIDSCFKGKERNQIPMFASSITKPFRLTDATYKNKPPASISYLNELISFSTKTLDVTFKQANICTKVTISLFMEPYLNLIKVKLLDLQNVEINFFNSVPAKRNNLYHKQHKKECWIHNPQINDGPVVISISKHGTPIGATLLHIQEYIPCLLKVINS, encoded by the exons ATGGTAATAAGGAAATTGACGATTAAGCAGA GACAGAGactactctttgaattaaacattaaaatgtGCACAGTAGAAATTTTACGTACAATGTTGGATGATTGTGGACTTACTAACATTCTTTCCATTATATCTGACCCAG AACCTCTGAAAATTATTGTACATCCGATAGAGGAATTGCAAACCGATACTTTAACAATATCATTCGGCCGGCGTCTTCGCTTGTATTGTAAAGCAATTGGAATGCCACCACCAAGTTATGCATGGTATCACGAAGATACACAATTGCAAAATTGTACCTCTAGTGAActtgatattattattaatagcgCTTTTCAAGCAggaaaatataaatgtaaagTGTTCCAAATTAAAAATGATGGAATTCTTCTATCAACTTTGACTTCAAAAACTATAACTGTGCAAATTTTTCCCATACCTGTTACAATAGAAGAACAACCACAACCAATTTTAGAAGTAAAAAATCATGAAAGTTTTACACTTCACTGTAAAGCCAATAGCTATCCTAAACCATTTTATCAATGGTTTCATGATAATACAAAATTAGAGGGAGAAGTTTCTAATACGTTACAT ATAAAACAATTTAGTTCAAAACACGAAGGGAGATATTACTGTTATATTTATAATGACTTTAGTGAAGTATACACTCAAAGAGCTTGTGTAATG CTTGATCTTCCGCGATTAAAAGCAATCGCAAAAATAGCTTTAATTATTGCAAACGGTGAATACGATTATCACGAGTGTCTTTCAAATCCTAAAAATGATGCTGCTCACATTGGTAACCTCCTTAAAGAAATAGGATTTGAAGTAATCTGTCTCTTGAATTTGTCAATTACTCAAATGAGAACTGTGATCAAATTATTTAGCAAAGCCCTAGTTGAAGGTGTATATG gtttattttattttgctgGCCATGGTTTTAAGATGCAAGAGAGTTATATGCTTGCAATAGATGCTCCAGAAGCATACTTAAGAAGAGATGCAATATGTGAAAGTGAACTACTGGCTGCATTTCTTGAAAATGATCCTGAACTGTTAATTATTATCTTAGATATATGTCAAACTTTACCTTCTAA AAAATTTAATCCTGAAATTTACAACGAAGTGCCAACGATGAATGTATATAAAAGCAAGAAAAATCTTCGAAATTTAATTCAAGCATACTCCACGTCTAGCCATCAACCTAGTTATGAAAGAGAAAATAGTAAATATGGCTTATACGTGACACATCTtagtaaatatattaataaagatataccagtcacaaaattattcgaaaacgTAGGGAAGT CAATTGATAGTTGTTTCAAAGGCAAAGAACGCAATCAAATTCCAATGTTTGCTTCGTCCATTACAAAACCATTTCGTCTTACAGATGCTActtataaaa ATAAACCTCCAGCTTCTATTAGTTACTTGAATGAACTTATatcattttcaacaaaaacATTAGATGTAACTTTTAAGCAAGCAAATATATGTACCAAAGTTACTATATCACTATTCATGGaaccttatttaaatttaataaaggtGAAACTGCTGGATTTGCAAAatgtagaaataaatttttttaattctgttCCTGCGAAACGAAATAATTTATATCACAAACAACATAAGAAAGAATGCTGGATTCACAATCCTCAAATTAACGAT GGACCAGTAGTTATCTCTATATCTAAACATGGAACTCCTATTGGTGCAACCTTACTACATATACAAGAATATATACCTTGTTTACTAAAAGTTATAAACTCTTGA
- the LOC143341264 gene encoding m-AAA protease-interacting protein 1, mitochondrial isoform X2, producing the protein MLSLVFKKCAFHTQMRSFTTLLMCSRKQDKKKLIHYWTEFECMNTINLNPPVRYRPFASTPKEKINLPRLMDVPIYIEPALSLWSSQFFLRIYMPFTIDREFSYQEFHRGAKQAIKIVSHALANENYEELDGLVEDKTLEILKQNVSRLTPEQRNLIAVHENWMLELVPYNTSIKRDKDKDNNFIIEVLYFGVYMIPLNIPTNDSPKHEIEKVFQSILPMQMRQGYPIVCNYTFQRNYVNGAGGSWIVTMVNHFTHEYFTNV; encoded by the exons ATGTTATCCTTGGTATTCAAAAAATGTGCATTTCACACGCAAATGCGATCCTTCACAACCCTTCTTATGTGTAGCAGGAAACaagataaaaagaaattaattcatTATTGGACAGAATTCGAATGTATGAATACGATTAATTTGAATCCTCCAGTACGTTACCGACCATTCGCAAGTACAcctaaagaaaaaattaatttaccacGTTTGATGGATGTTCCAATATATATAGAACCTGCATTAAGTCTTTGGTCTAGCCAATTTTTCCTTAGAATTTATATGCCATTTACCATTGACAGGGAATTTAGTTATCAAGAATTCCATAGAGGAGCAAAACAA GCGATAAAAATAGTATCCCATGCATTGGCTAATGAAAATTACGAAGAACTAGATGGCCTTGTAGAAGACAAAACATTAGAAATATTAAAGCAAAATGTAAGTCGTTTGACTCCAGAGCAACGAAATTTAATAGCTGTACATGAAAATTGGATGCTGGAGCTTGTTCCTTATAATACAAGTATCAAAAGAGATAAAGATAAAg ataacaattttattattgaaGTATTGTATTTTGGTGTTTACATGATACCATTAAATATACCAACTAATGACTCTCCAAAACATGAAATAGAGAAAGTATTTCAGAGTATATTGCCTATGCAGATGAGACAAGGGTATCCTATTGTTTGCAATTATACATTTCAAAGAAATTATGTAAATGGTGCAGGAGGTTCATGGATAGTAACTATGGTAAACCATTTTACCCAT GAATATTTCACAAACGTTTAA
- the LOC143341264 gene encoding m-AAA protease-interacting protein 1, mitochondrial isoform X1, whose protein sequence is MLSLVFKKCAFHTQMRSFTTLLMCSRKQDKKKLIHYWTEFECMNTINLNPPVRYRPFASTPKEKINLPRLMDVPIYIEPALSLWSSQFFLRIYMPFTIDREFSYQEFHRGAKQAIKIVSHALANENYEELDGLVEDKTLEILKQNVSRLTPEQRNLIAVHENWMLELVPYNTSIKRDKDKDNNFIIEVLYFGVYMIPLNIPTNDSPKHEIEKVFQSILPMQMRQGYPIVCNYTFQRNYVNGAGGSWIVTMVNHFTHVSKIINCLQ, encoded by the exons ATGTTATCCTTGGTATTCAAAAAATGTGCATTTCACACGCAAATGCGATCCTTCACAACCCTTCTTATGTGTAGCAGGAAACaagataaaaagaaattaattcatTATTGGACAGAATTCGAATGTATGAATACGATTAATTTGAATCCTCCAGTACGTTACCGACCATTCGCAAGTACAcctaaagaaaaaattaatttaccacGTTTGATGGATGTTCCAATATATATAGAACCTGCATTAAGTCTTTGGTCTAGCCAATTTTTCCTTAGAATTTATATGCCATTTACCATTGACAGGGAATTTAGTTATCAAGAATTCCATAGAGGAGCAAAACAA GCGATAAAAATAGTATCCCATGCATTGGCTAATGAAAATTACGAAGAACTAGATGGCCTTGTAGAAGACAAAACATTAGAAATATTAAAGCAAAATGTAAGTCGTTTGACTCCAGAGCAACGAAATTTAATAGCTGTACATGAAAATTGGATGCTGGAGCTTGTTCCTTATAATACAAGTATCAAAAGAGATAAAGATAAAg ataacaattttattattgaaGTATTGTATTTTGGTGTTTACATGATACCATTAAATATACCAACTAATGACTCTCCAAAACATGAAATAGAGAAAGTATTTCAGAGTATATTGCCTATGCAGATGAGACAAGGGTATCCTATTGTTTGCAATTATACATTTCAAAGAAATTATGTAAATGGTGCAGGAGGTTCATGGATAGTAACTATGGTAAACCATTTTACCCATGtaagtaaaataataaattgtttgcaataa
- the Mrpl24 gene encoding mitochondrial ribosomal protein L24, with amino-acid sequence MKLTSTLFARMGNLSKRYSNLPDRYIKRVTEQVFWRTPRGKPQYLPRKIERNPYFSIHRPWTYAFQAQNKFRKSQIVTHVEPIKNWSYFRGDRVELLYGPDKGKQGIVRDIIQERNWIIVEGLNTKLECVGKSKTFPGVYNRIEQPLLVPSQVQLVDPADLKGTEIEWRYTEDGTHVRVSCRTGRIIPIPRSHDETIDYKSPDLYIEQPKDTSADDVQEVTFEANLKTFEMDIMDKMDIKEDRVPKKYYWY; translated from the exons ATGAAATTAACAAGTACTTTATTCGCAAGGATGGGTAATTTGTCCAAAAGATATTCGAATTTACCGGATCGTTACATAAAACGTGTAACCGAACAA GTATTTTGGAGAACACCTCGTGGAAAACCACAATACCTTCCGCGTAAAATAGAACGTAATCCTTACTTTTCCATTCATCGACCATGGACGTACGCTTTTCAAGCTCAAAACAAGTTTCGTAAAAGTCAGATTGTTACGCACGTTGAACCTATAAAGAATTGGAGTTACTTTCGCGGAGATCGT GTGGAACTATTATATGGTCCTGACAAAGGAAAACAGGGAATAGTGAGGGATATTATACAAGAGAGAAATTGGATTATTGTTGAAGGACTTAATACGAAGCTAGAATGTGTTGGTAAATCTAAAACTTTCCCAGGTGTTTATAATCGTATAGAGCAGCCTCTATTGGTTCCTTCGCAAGTCCAATTAGTGGATCCTGCTGATTT aaaGGGTACAGAAATAGAATGGCGATATACAGAGGATGGTACCCACGTGAGAGTGTCTTGTAGAACTGGTAGAATAATTCCAATACCTCGTTCGCAcgatgaaacaatagattataaATCCCCTGATTTATATATAGAACAACCTAAGGATACTTCAGCAGATGATGTACAAGAGGTAACATTTGAG GCTAACTTGAAAACATTTGAAATGGATATTATGGATAAAATGGATATCAAAGAGGATCGTGTACCTAAAAAATATTACTGGTATTGA